One window of the Candidatus Thermoplasmatota archaeon genome contains the following:
- a CDS encoding helix-turn-helix domain-containing protein, whose product MGVRDVLAEKIAGEITLSSKPGETIRKWRTIFNISQTELATMLKLSPSVISDYESGRRKSPGINTIKKIIEAFLKIDETKNNSKIMRSYQFITKNQEGIIDIMEYSYSIPIIKFLKEIHAKLLTSKKHADTHIKGFTLVDGIEIIKTLNSANYSNLYGWSTERALIFTGVHYGRSPMIAIRIHPVKPSAVIYHQPGGVDPLAVQLAEQEKIPLAVTQMPMDDLRKKLVIIGK is encoded by the coding sequence ATGGGAGTACGAGATGTTTTAGCTGAAAAAATTGCCGGAGAAATTACCCTCAGTTCGAAACCAGGAGAGACGATTCGAAAATGGAGAACTATTTTTAATATCTCACAAACAGAACTTGCTACCATGTTGAAGTTGTCACCCAGTGTGATCAGCGACTACGAGTCAGGTCGACGGAAGTCTCCTGGAATCAATACAATTAAAAAAATTATTGAAGCTTTTTTAAAAATTGATGAAACAAAAAATAATTCAAAAATTATGAGAAGTTATCAGTTTATCACAAAGAATCAAGAAGGCATTATTGATATTATGGAATATTCGTATTCAATTCCCATTATCAAATTTCTCAAAGAGATACATGCAAAGTTGTTAACGTCAAAAAAACATGCTGATACTCACATCAAAGGCTTTACGCTGGTTGATGGTATTGAAATAATAAAAACATTAAATTCAGCAAATTATTCGAATCTGTATGGTTGGAGTACTGAACGTGCATTAATTTTTACCGGTGTTCATTACGGTCGAAGTCCTATGATTGCGATCCGTATTCATCCGGTAAAACCTTCTGCTGTAATTTACCATCAACCTGGCGGTGTTGATCCGTTAGCGGTGCAGCTTGCTGAGCAAGAAAAAATACCGCTTGCCGTCACCCAGATGCCAATGGATGATTTACGAAAAAAACTAGTTATTATTGGGAAGTGA
- a CDS encoding response regulator has translation MTKTILIVDDEEDIRTSVGQLFEVSGYQVITAHNGLECLEKLERTIPDLIILDIMMPGMNGWDVAARIKENQRWKQIPIVFLTAKGDEMSIGMGHLAAVEYITKPFDIMHLKASIDRILHA, from the coding sequence ATGACAAAAACAATTCTCATTGTTGATGATGAAGAAGATATTAGAACGTCAGTCGGCCAACTCTTTGAGGTCAGCGGGTACCAGGTAATCACAGCACACAACGGTCTCGAATGTCTAGAAAAGCTTGAACGAACAATTCCTGATCTTATCATTCTTGACATTATGATGCCAGGGATGAATGGATGGGATGTTGCTGCAAGAATCAAAGAAAATCAACGATGGAAACAGATACCCATTGTTTTCCTTACTGCAAAAGGCGATGAAATGAGCATTGGCATGGGGCATCTTGCTGCAGTTGAATACATTACCAAACCCTTTGATATCATGCACTTAAAAGCAAGTATTGACCGTATTCTCCACGCATAA
- a CDS encoding orotate phosphoribosyltransferase: MVDLFGLCSMCGKPDAMYTCHLCGQLVCSRCFSFEHGICRKCAFRAQK, encoded by the coding sequence ATGGTTGATCTCTTTGGACTCTGCAGTATGTGCGGGAAACCTGATGCAATGTACACCTGTCATCTCTGCGGTCAATTGGTTTGTAGTCGTTGTTTTTCATTTGAACATGGTATCTGTAGAAAATGCGCATTTCGTGCTCAAAAATAA
- a CDS encoding DUF5654 family protein, with translation MREERELSIKAEIIDKMAALITAAFGLIAALAWNEAIKNAIDQLGLTQFGPWLYAIIVTILAVVMTIWIARVASKIKQ, from the coding sequence ATGCGGGAGGAAAGAGAATTGTCAATCAAAGCTGAAATTATTGATAAAATGGCGGCATTGATCACAGCAGCATTTGGTTTGATTGCGGCACTTGCATGGAATGAAGCAATAAAAAATGCCATCGATCAACTTGGACTTACGCAGTTTGGTCCATGGCTCTATGCAATCATCGTTACCATACTCGCAGTAGTTATGACGATATGGATTGCACGTGTCGCATCAAAAATTAAACAATAA
- the gap gene encoding type I glyceraldehyde-3-phosphate dehydrogenase has protein sequence MIRVGINGFGRIGRNVLRAAFQHSQYGKKFEIVGINDLGSTEILAHLLKYDSIYGKFKGDINVKSNGIEVNGHFIQFFSQVDPVKLPWKDLAIDVVIESTGIFRTREGADKHLQAGAKKVVISAPGKDPDATIVLGVNEQTYNPEKHHIISMASCTTNSLAPPVKILHQQFGIEQGFMTTVHSYTGDQRILDFPHKDLRRARAAAVSIIPTTTGAAKAVGLVMPELKGKIDGIALRVPTPDGSLTDFTCTLKQKVSIQDINTALKTASEKNLKGIMQYSEEPLVSVDIIGNPHSAIIDGLSTKVMGEQGNLVKIFSWYDNEWGYSCRIVDLINYMFSEAVLTIEPVKH, from the coding sequence ATGATACGCGTAGGAATCAACGGGTTTGGTAGAATAGGACGAAATGTTTTACGAGCAGCTTTTCAACACTCACAATATGGAAAGAAATTTGAAATTGTCGGGATAAATGACTTGGGAAGTACTGAGATTCTCGCCCATCTGTTAAAATACGATTCGATCTACGGTAAATTTAAAGGAGATATCAACGTTAAATCAAACGGAATTGAGGTAAATGGTCATTTTATACAATTTTTTTCACAAGTTGACCCGGTAAAGCTCCCGTGGAAAGATTTAGCCATCGATGTTGTCATTGAGTCAACAGGTATTTTTAGAACTCGAGAAGGCGCAGATAAACATCTTCAAGCCGGTGCAAAAAAAGTTGTCATCTCTGCACCTGGAAAAGATCCTGATGCAACAATTGTTCTCGGGGTAAACGAACAAACCTATAATCCTGAGAAACATCATATTATTTCAATGGCATCGTGCACAACCAATAGCCTTGCACCACCTGTGAAAATACTTCATCAGCAATTTGGAATTGAACAAGGTTTTATGACCACAGTTCATTCGTATACCGGTGATCAACGTATCCTTGATTTTCCTCATAAAGATCTCAGGAGGGCACGTGCTGCTGCAGTGTCGATCATCCCCACCACAACCGGTGCGGCAAAAGCGGTTGGACTGGTTATGCCTGAACTCAAAGGGAAAATTGATGGTATCGCACTTCGTGTACCAACTCCTGATGGATCATTAACTGACTTTACCTGTACTTTGAAACAGAAGGTTAGTATTCAAGATATTAACACTGCGCTGAAAACCGCATCAGAAAAAAATCTCAAAGGAATTATGCAGTATTCTGAGGAACCGTTAGTATCAGTTGACATTATTGGTAATCCACATTCAGCGATCATCGATGGACTCAGCACAAAAGTTATGGGCGAACAAGGCAATCTTGTTAAAATATTTTCATGGTATGATAACGAGTGGGGTTACTCCTGTAGGATCGTTGATCTCATCAATTATATGTTCAGTGAAGCAGTACTCACTATAGAACCAGTAAAACATTAA
- a CDS encoding HAMP domain-containing sensor histidine kinase — translation MIKKIPDPKTFLFGKISRKLTLVFLLVGIVAPTISISYFYALSTSFLSQQSTIIYHQTTVLRYTALLLIILIAIDTALIGFFVSRSISKPITFLQQATQKVERGDFSIQTNIKTGDELEQLSHAFNKTTLALSKMESERKEIDKAKSEFLSITSHELRTPMTPMKAQLQMLENGFFGSLTDKQKESIRIIMRNAERLDKIIEDFLEISRIEAARLKFVFRKVDLTQILHDTVSFLEGFAREKNITLKIHTTQLPIIEVDPDRVSQVLRNLVHNAIKFSPENSVVDIDAYEKDGYIQFSVADHGVGMKPADQIRVFEPFYQIEDHLNRKHGGTGLGLTICRGIVEAQKGKIWVESEVGKGSIFYFTVPLKPVTEIEPIKVLFSSKKEIENKVQEIFTEILGPMGTVEFSELKNKNALGRKDILDYIDTLHQQHILHDIQTTVFRQAVDSIFGTKTNPEKNDI, via the coding sequence GTGATAAAAAAAATTCCTGATCCAAAAACTTTTCTTTTTGGAAAAATCAGCAGAAAGTTAACCTTGGTATTTCTGCTCGTTGGTATCGTTGCACCAACAATTAGTATTTCATATTTTTATGCATTATCAACGTCTTTTTTATCGCAACAGTCAACGATTATCTATCATCAAACAACTGTTCTTCGATACACGGCACTACTACTTATTATTCTCATTGCAATAGATACTGCGCTTATTGGTTTTTTTGTCTCCAGAAGCATTTCAAAACCGATCACGTTTCTACAACAAGCAACTCAAAAAGTAGAACGAGGTGATTTTTCAATACAAACAAACATAAAAACCGGTGATGAACTCGAGCAACTCAGTCATGCTTTCAATAAAACGACACTTGCCTTAAGTAAAATGGAATCAGAGCGAAAAGAGATTGACAAAGCAAAGTCAGAGTTTTTAAGCATCACATCCCATGAATTACGAACGCCAATGACACCGATGAAAGCACAGTTACAAATGCTTGAAAATGGATTTTTTGGCTCTTTAACAGACAAGCAAAAAGAAAGTATACGAATCATTATGAGAAATGCAGAACGACTTGACAAAATTATAGAGGATTTTCTTGAAATTTCTCGTATTGAAGCCGCACGGTTAAAATTTGTATTTCGTAAAGTAGACCTGACCCAGATACTTCATGATACTGTCAGTTTTTTAGAAGGGTTTGCCCGTGAAAAAAACATTACCTTGAAAATTCATACAACTCAGTTACCAATAATCGAAGTTGATCCTGATCGGGTAAGTCAAGTTCTCCGTAATCTTGTTCATAATGCGATCAAATTTTCTCCAGAGAACAGCGTTGTTGATATTGATGCTTACGAAAAAGATGGATACATTCAATTTAGCGTTGCTGATCATGGCGTTGGTATGAAACCTGCAGATCAGATCAGAGTTTTTGAACCGTTTTATCAAATTGAAGATCATCTGAATCGGAAACATGGTGGAACTGGCTTAGGTTTAACTATCTGTCGAGGTATTGTCGAAGCCCAAAAAGGAAAAATCTGGGTTGAAAGTGAAGTTGGTAAAGGCAGTATCTTTTATTTTACGGTACCGCTCAAGCCGGTTACTGAAATAGAACCCATTAAAGTTTTATTTTCATCAAAGAAAGAAATTGAAAATAAAGTACAAGAAATATTCACTGAAATACTTGGGCCGATGGGCACTGTTGAATTTTCAGAACTGAAAAATAAAAATGCTTTAGGCAGAAAAGATATATTAGACTATATTGATACCTTACATCAACAACATATACTTCATGATATACAAACGACAGTATTTCGACAGGCGGTAGATTCGATCTTTGGAACGAAAACAAATCCTGAAAAAAATGATATATGA
- a CDS encoding tRNA (N(6)-L-threonylcarbamoyladenosine(37)-C(2))-methylthiotransferase, with the protein MKWYIETYGCTANKSDESLIRGALLSHHHEPVEDIHQADVLIIVTCTVIGTTEQRMVSRFRFFKKTKKPVIVTGCMSAVQQALITEILPDAFLLKPSELSTIVDIVSGNKTTTQENNTSWLPARYTSQYAPITIAEGCLQKCSYCITRLARGSLHSYPKQHIIAYIQEALRQGCTEIQLTAQDTAAYGYDLNSSLDELVGTIPQKPNCFRIRIGMMNPYTVRKRFSNILACYRHPNVYRFIHLPVQSGDNTILQKMNRQYTVEEFREMVTTFRAKIPDISLSTDVIVGFPTETDDQFHHTCTFLKNINPDIVNITRFSARPNTPAKTMSGRIPTKVIKQRSQYLSELCKQLQRTKNKKFHGKKYTVLITELGKNNTFFGRTDTYKPVVLHEQVHLGEFVSVQIIDSSEINLFGKLI; encoded by the coding sequence ATGAAATGGTATATTGAAACCTATGGTTGTACTGCAAATAAAAGTGACGAAAGCCTCATTAGGGGAGCACTCCTCAGTCATCATCATGAACCTGTTGAGGATATTCACCAGGCAGATGTCCTTATTATTGTAACCTGTACCGTGATTGGAACAACAGAACAGCGAATGGTATCTCGTTTCAGATTTTTTAAAAAAACCAAAAAACCCGTGATCGTAACTGGTTGTATGTCCGCAGTCCAGCAAGCACTAATCACAGAGATACTCCCTGATGCGTTCCTCCTTAAACCTTCAGAGTTGAGTACAATTGTCGATATTGTATCAGGAAACAAAACAACTACGCAAGAGAACAATACCTCTTGGTTACCAGCACGTTATACTTCTCAATATGCACCGATAACGATTGCAGAGGGATGCCTTCAGAAATGTTCGTACTGCATTACACGTCTTGCGCGAGGATCTCTGCACAGCTATCCAAAACAACACATCATCGCATACATACAGGAAGCACTTCGTCAAGGATGTACCGAAATTCAACTGACGGCACAAGATACCGCTGCATACGGGTATGATTTGAACAGCTCATTGGATGAATTAGTCGGAACAATACCTCAGAAACCGAATTGTTTTCGTATCAGAATTGGTATGATGAATCCGTACACCGTCAGAAAAAGATTCAGTAATATTCTTGCCTGTTACCGTCATCCAAATGTGTATCGATTTATCCATCTTCCAGTTCAGTCAGGTGACAACACGATACTCCAAAAAATGAATCGCCAGTACACCGTTGAAGAGTTCAGAGAAATGGTAACTACGTTCAGAGCAAAAATACCTGATATCAGCCTTTCAACCGACGTTATTGTAGGATTCCCGACAGAAACCGATGATCAGTTCCATCATACGTGTACATTTCTTAAGAACATTAATCCAGATATTGTGAATATCACTCGTTTTTCAGCGCGGCCGAACACTCCAGCAAAAACAATGTCTGGTCGCATCCCAACAAAGGTTATCAAGCAGCGATCCCAATATCTTTCTGAGCTTTGTAAACAACTTCAACGAACGAAAAATAAAAAATTTCATGGAAAAAAATATACGGTTCTAATTACAGAACTCGGAAAAAATAATACGTTTTTTGGCAGAACTGATACGTACAAACCTGTTGTTCTCCATGAGCAGGTGCACCTTGGGGAGTTTGTCTCAGTGCAAATTATTGATTCGTCAGAAATCAACCTTTTCGGAAAGCTTATATAG
- the lysS gene encoding lysine--tRNA ligase — translation MHWAEVLAEQLYQQKKKHVLATGITPSGPIHIGNMREILTTDAVYRCLIEKGGDADFIYVCDDYDPLRKVYPYLPQNYQEHVGKPICELPCPCGSHQSYADHFLLSFLGSLKEIGVNPQVYRASDMYRRGDYIESIQIALENTQKIRTILETISKRVLPKNWLPFNVKCQNCGKISTTSPVLYEYPTIEYSCSCGYQGEININDGGVGKLPWRIDWPARWKMLGVTFEPCGKDLATVGGARETGAKIVEEIFNYPHPALQVYEFIMLKGKGAMHSSKGTALSSEEMLRMTPPEVLRFLIMKNQPNKHIVFDSGLGLLSLVDEYDQAEATYFGMYEENKGMKDFRKTYELSQPYHIPKKLPLQLPYRHLVTLLQIGKTWSEVKAILIRTQQIPNTISKSDEEHLQQRLDHVRYWLETFAPDEVKFEIQENLPSISLTSEQRQYLTMLEEKLSQSPWTAETIHNTIYEIAEQVHVPVQICFKTLYQLLLNKEKGPRLGYFLSNLDKTFVLRRVTEALK, via the coding sequence ATGCATTGGGCAGAAGTTTTAGCAGAACAACTCTATCAACAAAAGAAAAAGCATGTACTCGCCACAGGAATAACACCATCAGGCCCAATTCACATTGGGAACATGCGTGAGATTCTAACTACTGATGCTGTATATCGATGTTTAATTGAGAAAGGAGGAGATGCTGATTTTATCTATGTGTGTGATGATTATGATCCTCTCAGAAAGGTATATCCCTACCTTCCACAAAATTATCAGGAACACGTCGGTAAACCAATCTGTGAACTTCCATGTCCCTGCGGCAGCCATCAAAGTTATGCAGATCATTTTCTCCTGTCTTTTCTTGGTTCACTGAAAGAAATCGGTGTAAACCCACAGGTTTACCGTGCGAGTGACATGTACCGCCGTGGTGATTATATCGAGTCAATACAAATTGCTTTAGAAAACACACAAAAAATTCGAACAATTCTTGAAACCATATCAAAACGAGTTCTGCCGAAAAATTGGCTTCCATTCAATGTGAAATGTCAAAACTGTGGAAAGATATCAACGACTTCACCGGTGTTGTATGAATATCCAACCATTGAATACAGTTGTTCATGCGGCTATCAAGGTGAGATTAATATCAATGACGGTGGCGTTGGAAAACTACCTTGGCGGATTGACTGGCCTGCTCGGTGGAAGATGCTTGGGGTAACCTTTGAACCTTGTGGTAAAGATCTTGCAACTGTTGGAGGCGCACGAGAAACAGGTGCGAAAATCGTTGAAGAAATATTCAACTATCCGCATCCTGCTCTCCAGGTTTATGAATTTATCATGCTGAAAGGGAAAGGCGCAATGCATAGCTCAAAAGGAACTGCACTTAGTAGCGAAGAAATGCTGCGGATGACGCCACCCGAGGTGTTGCGCTTTCTTATTATGAAAAATCAACCTAACAAACATATTGTTTTTGACTCAGGGCTTGGTTTACTTTCTCTTGTTGATGAATATGACCAGGCAGAAGCAACATATTTTGGGATGTACGAAGAAAATAAAGGTATGAAAGATTTTAGGAAAACCTATGAACTTTCACAACCATATCATATTCCAAAAAAACTGCCACTGCAGCTTCCGTATCGGCATCTTGTAACCCTTCTTCAAATTGGAAAAACATGGAGTGAGGTAAAAGCAATATTGATCCGAACACAGCAAATACCAAACACTATTTCAAAATCTGATGAGGAACATTTGCAGCAGCGCCTCGACCATGTACGATATTGGCTTGAAACCTTTGCACCAGATGAAGTTAAATTTGAGATTCAAGAAAACCTTCCATCGATTTCTCTTACATCTGAACAGCGTCAATATTTAACGATGCTGGAAGAAAAACTCTCACAGAGTCCCTGGACTGCTGAAACAATTCACAATACTATCTATGAAATCGCAGAACAAGTACACGTTCCTGTACAAATCTGTTTTAAAACACTCTATCAACTGTTGTTAAACAAAGAAAAAGGACCTCGACTCGGATATTTTTTATCAAATCTTGATAAGACATTTGTTCTTCGACGAGTGACAGAAGCACTTAAATAA
- the alaS gene encoding alanine--tRNA ligase, with product MIDALLKKECDLAFFHKNGFVRKKCSSCGSYFWTLDQTAEKCGDQPCVPFSFITKPLTRKKLSLSEVRHHFLTFFEENNHQRIRYPETGERCPVIARWRSDIYLTIASIADFQPHVTSGEVPPPANPLVISQPCIRLNDLDEVGYSGRHLTTFEMMGHHAFNKNTDEIYWKEETVSYCDEFFRTRIGIPREYINYKEHLWIGGGNAGPCIEVLAGGLEIATLVFMNMKEDPQGTIVLEGKKYTQNPLNIVDTGYGLERISWFTQGTPTVYDTVFPEVIRFIQNQTKYAHEKPSIYALADHTKCLAFMLGDGIVPSNVKAGYLARLIIRRSLRFLEKLNISLPLKELVDLQLTLLQSDFPSLITRKKQIDEILDIETKRFSDTRQKGEGLVKRLLKEKKTLDTTALVRLYDTHGMPPDIVKNIAQTEGIHIDIPANFDSMIAELHSHETEEETTVETAEQLPETHLLYYEDHYMKEFDATVMWAQPNQDGTLVVLDQTAFYPEGGGQPSDTGVFIINGTTIPVVSAQKKGKAVIHTVRGGLPVGTLVHGKINWDARYALMKHHTGTHVVNAALRTLFGEHIWQAGSQLGTEEARFDFSHYKPITDDELKEIERIANMFIQKGASVEKKVMLRNDAEQTYGFRLYQGGVPPGNEIRVLNIPGIDVEACGGTHLNNIKEIEKIKILKAERIQDGVNRIIFAAGRAADAQRQQDDALFERIITMCKHSFHVTNHSDKTEQLRASAKVFSVPVDQLEKTIQRFLSDTNISKRNTVETLVDACTLLFELWKEQQKEGRKIPVDEIKKIYATAEQIPGTDIKVIATSSTYDATIVATTLIKETNYIVHIYDGKKICSAVSENISFDLRDIAPELGKILGGSGGGKPALTQSGGPKKENVQQALRVAKELTKEKVVSQQK from the coding sequence ATGATTGATGCTCTCTTGAAAAAAGAATGCGACCTAGCATTCTTCCATAAAAACGGTTTCGTACGTAAAAAATGTAGCTCTTGCGGAAGCTATTTCTGGACCCTTGACCAAACAGCTGAAAAATGTGGTGATCAACCCTGCGTACCATTTAGTTTTATAACGAAACCACTAACACGAAAAAAACTATCGCTTTCAGAAGTAAGACATCATTTTCTAACTTTCTTTGAAGAAAACAATCATCAGCGAATTCGATATCCTGAAACAGGTGAGCGATGCCCAGTTATCGCTCGTTGGCGATCTGATATCTATCTTACTATTGCCTCTATTGCTGATTTTCAACCGCATGTCACCTCCGGAGAGGTACCTCCGCCAGCAAATCCGCTGGTTATCTCACAACCGTGTATCCGGCTTAACGATCTCGATGAGGTTGGATACAGTGGACGTCATCTGACAACGTTTGAAATGATGGGCCACCATGCATTCAATAAAAATACTGATGAAATATATTGGAAAGAAGAAACGGTTTCCTATTGTGATGAATTTTTTAGAACACGTATTGGAATCCCTCGAGAATATATAAATTACAAAGAACATTTATGGATCGGGGGAGGAAATGCAGGTCCTTGTATCGAAGTATTAGCAGGTGGTCTTGAAATTGCAACGCTTGTTTTTATGAATATGAAAGAAGATCCTCAAGGGACAATTGTACTTGAAGGGAAAAAATATACTCAAAACCCACTCAATATCGTCGACACTGGCTACGGTCTGGAGCGTATCTCCTGGTTTACTCAAGGAACACCGACAGTATATGATACAGTGTTTCCTGAGGTCATTCGATTTATTCAAAATCAGACCAAGTATGCTCATGAAAAACCAAGTATCTATGCATTAGCAGATCATACCAAATGTCTTGCTTTTATGCTTGGCGATGGTATTGTTCCTTCAAATGTCAAAGCAGGATACCTCGCTCGATTAATAATACGACGATCGCTACGGTTTTTAGAAAAACTCAACATTTCACTCCCGCTCAAAGAGTTAGTTGATCTCCAACTTACGTTACTCCAATCAGATTTTCCTTCACTGATTACCCGGAAGAAACAAATCGATGAAATCCTTGACATTGAAACCAAACGCTTTAGTGACACACGACAAAAAGGAGAAGGACTCGTTAAACGTCTTCTTAAAGAGAAAAAAACACTTGACACCACTGCATTAGTACGTCTCTACGACACACATGGTATGCCACCTGATATCGTCAAAAATATCGCCCAAACAGAAGGAATACACATCGACATTCCTGCGAATTTTGATTCAATGATCGCAGAACTTCATTCTCATGAAACTGAAGAAGAAACAACTGTTGAGACTGCAGAACAACTTCCGGAAACCCATCTACTCTATTATGAAGATCATTATATGAAAGAATTTGATGCAACCGTTATGTGGGCACAACCAAATCAAGATGGGACGCTTGTTGTTCTTGACCAAACTGCTTTTTACCCTGAAGGAGGAGGACAACCTTCGGATACCGGAGTTTTTATTATCAACGGTACAACCATCCCTGTTGTATCAGCTCAGAAGAAGGGAAAAGCAGTTATACATACAGTCCGTGGTGGTCTTCCTGTTGGGACACTAGTTCATGGTAAAATTAACTGGGATGCTCGATATGCTCTCATGAAACATCATACCGGAACCCATGTTGTCAATGCAGCACTCCGCACACTTTTTGGGGAACACATCTGGCAGGCGGGATCCCAGCTTGGTACCGAAGAAGCTCGATTTGATTTTTCTCATTATAAACCGATCACTGATGATGAACTGAAGGAAATAGAACGTATCGCTAATATGTTTATCCAAAAAGGAGCATCCGTTGAAAAAAAAGTCATGCTTCGAAATGATGCTGAACAAACGTACGGTTTTCGACTGTATCAGGGTGGCGTGCCGCCAGGAAATGAAATACGGGTTCTCAACATTCCAGGTATTGATGTTGAGGCATGCGGTGGAACCCACCTCAACAATATTAAAGAAATTGAAAAAATAAAAATCCTAAAAGCTGAAAGAATACAGGATGGCGTCAACAGAATTATTTTTGCAGCTGGACGCGCAGCAGATGCACAACGTCAACAGGATGATGCTCTTTTTGAGCGAATTATCACGATGTGCAAGCATAGTTTTCATGTAACAAATCATTCAGACAAAACAGAACAATTGCGAGCATCGGCAAAAGTTTTCTCAGTACCTGTTGATCAACTAGAAAAAACAATACAACGTTTTCTCAGTGACACAAATATCTCGAAGAGAAATACGGTTGAAACGCTTGTTGATGCGTGTACACTTTTATTTGAACTCTGGAAAGAACAACAAAAAGAAGGAAGAAAAATACCGGTTGATGAAATCAAAAAGATATATGCTACTGCTGAACAAATTCCTGGAACTGATATCAAAGTTATTGCAACTTCTTCAACCTATGATGCAACTATAGTTGCTACAACGCTGATCAAAGAGACGAACTATATTGTTCATATTTATGATGGGAAAAAAATCTGCTCAGCAGTATCTGAAAATATCTCTTTTGATTTACGAGATATCGCTCCAGAACTTGGTAAGATTCTTGGTGGAAGTGGCGGTGGAAAACCAGCGTTAACGCAGAGCGGAGGACCCAAAAAAGAAAACGTACAGCAAGCATTACGAGTTGCAAAGGAATTAACCAAGGAGAAAGTTGTGTCACAACAAAAATAA
- a CDS encoding orotate phosphoribosyltransferase-like protein, translating to MKEIDTLIAKAIKYKESGLSDYEIGEELNISKDTATWLLARGKKEKPEGEVKIGWRSIGIYPNRIRSIADALTDIILEEIEKKNLQVDTIVGIAINGIPYALYIADALCLELAVFRPSHDKSGAFSSNYATVKDKNVVIIDDVVGSGETFKRAIKALKNEKATPVLCVAIINKKSHNDVQGVPLRALIRARAI from the coding sequence ATGAAAGAAATAGATACTCTGATAGCAAAAGCAATTAAATATAAAGAGAGTGGATTATCAGATTATGAAATTGGTGAAGAACTCAATATTTCAAAAGACACGGCAACTTGGCTTCTTGCTCGAGGGAAGAAGGAGAAACCAGAAGGTGAAGTTAAAATCGGATGGCGTTCAATTGGAATCTATCCGAATCGTATCCGATCGATCGCTGATGCTTTAACTGACATTATTCTTGAAGAAATTGAAAAGAAAAACCTTCAAGTTGATACAATTGTTGGTATTGCGATCAATGGAATTCCATATGCATTATATATCGCAGATGCTCTCTGTTTAGAACTTGCAGTCTTCAGACCAAGTCATGACAAGTCAGGAGCTTTTTCGTCAAACTATGCAACCGTGAAAGATAAGAACGTTGTCATTATTGATGATGTTGTTGGGAGTGGCGAAACCTTTAAACGTGCAATAAAAGCATTGAAAAATGAAAAAGCAACTCCAGTTTTATGTGTTGCAATCATTAACAAAAAATCACACAACGACGTTCAGGGAGTTCCTCTGCGTGCATTAATCAGAGCACGAGCAATTTAG
- a CDS encoding preprotein translocase subunit Sec61beta codes for MAQEKKGEGFHSAAGLIRYFDAEEKTALKIPPWLVIAMCVATAVIVVAVHLLKPLS; via the coding sequence ATGGCACAGGAAAAAAAAGGAGAAGGCTTTCATTCGGCAGCAGGATTAATTCGTTACTTTGATGCAGAAGAAAAAACAGCGCTCAAAATTCCTCCGTGGCTGGTCATTGCAATGTGTGTTGCAACAGCTGTTATTGTTGTAGCAGTCCATCTGTTAAAACCACTTTCATAA